The Cryomorphaceae bacterium 1068 genomic sequence TAGACAGTGTTTTGATTTTTCAACGGGAAGCGGGCTTTCTGAAAATTTCAAATATATTTGGTGAAAACCACGACTATGAAGTATCTATCCATTGTAATCGCATCATTTTTATTGTTTTCCATATCAGACCTAAAAGCTCAGAAAGATTCTGAGAAACCATCTACCGTCATTTTTACTGCCGGTTGGAGTTATGCTGATTTGAATCAGGGAGATGAGTCCACTGATTCGCGAAATGGTCTTCATATCGGATTGAGAAAAGATATTAAGCTTTTTCCGACGATGCACTTGGAAACAGGGGCACTCTACGTGCAAAAAGGGGCAACGTTTGATCTTGAGGAGCTAGGCACTTTGGAGTATCAGCTCGATTACATTGATATTCCCGCCGCACTTAAATTCAAGTTCGGAGGTCTTTATGCCTTGGGTGGAGTTTCAGGAAATATCAGGATCAAGTCAGAGGTAGAAGGAGAAAAAGTTGATAATATCAATCCTTTTTCGCTGTCCTCATCGTTGGGCGCAGGGTTTAAGTTTCTGATGTTTTCAATAGATGCCAGATGGAACCACACCTTGACTGATATTGTAAAGGACAATGACGGAGACAAGATCTACAACTCATATTTCTTGATCGGATTGAGTTTTCACTTGCAACGCAAGTAGAAATCTATGTAGCTCAGCAGCAGTTCTTCATTTCTTTTGTACTTCTTGACTACTTTTGTAGAATGATATTACCAATAGTCGCCTACGGCGATCCTGTATTGAAGAAGGAAGCCGATGACATAGATAAGGACCACGAAGGTCTGGATGAGTTGATTGACAATATGTTTGAGACCATGTACGGTGCTCAAGGCATAGGGTTGGCTGCACCGCAAATTGGAAAGTCCATTCGGCTCTTTATCGTTGATGCTTCTCCTTTCGGTGAAGATGAGGAAGATCCCGAAGCTCAGAAAGTAAAGGATTTCAAAGAAGTCTTTATCAATGCTCGTATCGTTGAAGAAAAGGGAGAGCCCTTCGTTTTTCCGGAAGGGTGCCTCAGCATACCTAATATCCGGGAGGACGTAACGCGCGATGACACTATTGTGATTGAGTATTACGATAGAGAGTGGAATTTTCATCGAAAAGAATACGACGGCTATGCAGCCCGAATTATCCAACACGAATACGACCACATAGACGGTATTCTATTTACCGACAAATTAAAACCGCTGAAAAAGAAATTACTGAAGCGCAAGTTGACGGATATTTCCAAAGGAAATGTAGAGGTGAATTACCGTATGCGATTTCCACAATTAAAACTTAAGAGATGATTAGGACAGTAGGATTGGCAGTTTTTGGTGCATTGGTAATGGTATCGTGTGCCTCTGAAGAGACAGGGTCGGAAGAACGTGCAAAGACCCATGCTGAACAAAGGTTGGAACTATCTATGCGCATTGATTCTCTTGAGACGATCATGGAGGAGAAAAACCTCCTTCCCGGAGATGAACTGATGGGGGAGCTACTGAAAGATTACATTGAGTACACGGAAAAGTTTCCAGGTGATATGGACAAGACGCCCGAGTATCTCTACAAGGCGGCGGCCATATCCAGAGCGGTAAATCTACCGGTAAAAGCCATTAAACTCTACGATCGTATTCTGGCAAAATACCCACGTTGGGAGAAAGCACCTGAAGTGGCCTTCTTGACGGCCTTCACTTACGATGAAGATCTGGGCGAACCTGAATTAGCAAAAGAGTCTTACGAAAAGGTAATCGAAAAGTACCCCGGCGACCTATGGGCTGTGCAAGCCGAGCAGCGATTGGCTACTGTAGGAATGAGCGACGATGAGCTTCTGGAGTTTTTAAAAGAGAAGCAAAAGGAAGCCGAAGCGGCTGAGGATTAATCCTCACATCCATCCACTTCTTCCACTTCAATCTCATCCAGCGTGAAATTGAAGTTGCTGTTCTCCAATTGCTCGGATGTAAAATTCTCTGGAACAAAGTAGATTCCATTGAGCTTTCCCACTCTGGATTTCAATCCGGGAATGCACTCGCCTTCGATTCGCCCTGACTCTCTCAGTATTCCTTCGTAGTATAGATTGATGTCCATAGCCAAAGTCACCGCACGGTCTGCGGTGTTTTCTACTTTTAGCAAAAGCGCATCCTTTTTTACTCCGTCCGCATCTTTTGCTTGTCCCCACTTGGTGGAGATTTCCAATCCGTTTACTTTTTGGTATTCAGTGTATCCTTTTTGAGCTTGTAGTGTTCCGCAAAGAAAAACGGTGATAAATAAGCCAATGCAATTCTTCATATTTCTTGCTTTTGCACAAAGTTGATTAAAAAAATCATCACTGATTTGAACTTACCCCAAACTTCCGTGTACCGAAGGGAAATCAACAGCAATGAATTTGGTTTCCACAATTACTCAAGAGCGCAACGACCCCAGGTATCTTCAGATATTCTTATTGGGATCTTTTTTGGCCTACGGGCTTCTATTTCTTCAATGGTCGGCAAGGCTCGATGTTTTCGCCGCTGCCTTTGTTTCATCCCTTGTTACCCAGATCATTTGGGCCAAATGGAAAGGGCAACCCCTTAGTTCTATTAAGAGTGCTTTGATAAGCGCTTTGGGTCTCTGCTTGCTGCTGAGGGTAGATTCCGTTTGGGTAATGGCCTTGGCAGGAGTCGCGACAATCTCTTCAAAATTCCTCATTCGACACAAGGGCAAGCACGTTTTCAATCCCACCAATTTTGGGATTATCCTCGCTATTCTGACCGGGCACGCCTGGATATCACCGGGCCAATGGGGCCACGGTGAAACAGGGATGTTGCTTATATTATTGGGTGCCACGGGCATTCTGCTCCGAGTAAAGCGTTGGGATCTCTCTTTGACTTTTCTCACGGTGCTGTTTGGTTTGGAGTCGTTGAGGCTCATTGCCTATCTCGGTTGGGATTGGCCCGTGGTTTTCCACCGCTTCAATAGCGGAACTATTCTGCTTTTCGCCTTCTTCATGATTACCGATCCCAAGACGACTCCAAATAGCCGAAAAGGGAGAATTCTCTGGGCGAGTATGATTGCCTTACTCAGCTTTTTTCTTGGTCAGTTTTTCTACCTGTACCAAGCCCCGCTTATTGCATTATTTATCATTTCATTCACTACTCCACTCATCGACCAGGTGTTTAAAGCCGAGCGATTTAAGTGGATACCTAAAACCCAAAACATATGAAAAGGAGAATCACCGCCATTTTTATGGCTATGCTGATTATCAGCACCGATGTGTCAGCCTTCTGCGGATTTTACGTCGCAAAAGCTTCGACCGATTTATTCAATGAAAAATCAGAAGTCATTCTGGTAAGAGACGGCGATCACACCGTCATCACCATGAGCAACGACTTTAAGGGCGATGTCAAAGACTTTGCGATGGTAGTGCCCGTGCCAGTCGTTCTCAGAGAAGACCAGATCAAGGTTGTTGAGCGAGAAATCTTTGACCGGCTCGATGCCTATTCTGCTCCACGACTTGTGGAATACCACGACGCCAACCCTTGTCAGCCGATTGTACAGCGTGATATGGCGATGAGCAAAATGGCCGTGCCCGAAATGAGTATGAGAATGCAAGAAGAAGTCATGGAAGACGAAGACAAAGACTATGGAGTGACCATCGAAGCCGAGTACACCATCGGTGAGTACGACATCTTGTTGTTAAGCGCCGAAGAGTCTGATGGTTTGGAGACATGGCTTACGCGCAATGGTTATCAGATTCCTGCCAAGGCGGCTGAAGTATTAGAGCCATACATCCTCAGCGACACCAAATTCTTTGTGGTTAAGGTCAACTTGGATAAGCAGCAGAAAAATGGATTCGACTACCTCAGACCGATTCAAATCAGCTTTGAGAGCGACCGATTTATGCTTCCTATCCGATTGGGTATGGCCAATGCCAATGGTCCCCAGGATTTGATTGTATACGCTTTTACGCGCACGGGAAGAGTAGAGCCCGTGAATTACCGAACGGTGAAAATGCCCACGGCCAATAAAGTTCCACTTTTCGTAAACCGATACTTCGGTGAGTTCTATCAAGACCTTTTTCACCGTGCTTACCACAAAGAGGGCAGGAGTGCAGTATTCTTGGAATACGCTTGGAATGTAAGTCCAATGCAAGGGGTAAAGTGCGACCCTTGTGTGTCACCACCACCTGTATTTGGAGATTTTGCTACCGCAGGAGTCAATTGGGTTACGGGGATGAATTACGAGAGTCAGGTCTTTTTTACCCGTTTACATGTGCGCTACACTAAAGATCGATTCCCACAAGACTTGCAGTTTCAGGTTACTCCGAACGCCGAGCATTTTCAGGCCCGTTACGTTATCACTCATCCGGCCAAAGGAGACTTGAATTGTGAGGCAGGAGATCGATACGTTCGTGATTTGGAAAACAGAAGAAGTCTGGAAGTAAAGGAGCTTGCTGCTCTTGCGGGTTGGACCAACCCCAATTATGCCGACTACGTAACAGAGTACTCAAAACGCTTCAAGCCCGATAAGTATGCACCACAGCGAAATTCATTCTTGCCCTCAGCGATTTTGCCCGGAGGTGATGATGATGGTGGATCATGGGCCAAGTGGTTGTTTCCGCTAGCAGTAATATTAGGGGTCACCTTTTTGCGTCCCAAGCGAAAGCGAAAAGACGCCTGATGCAACCTTATAAGTTCTTCTAACGTCATTAGGGGTGAGCGACCAATCGTTCACCCTTTTTCCATCCAGACCGCCTTATAGTTGATGAAGTTTCTTAGGAGATAACTCCTGAGTTTACAGTGAATTAATTATATTACAAGCTATAAGTTATGGCAACAAAAAAAATACTTCTACTCGCCTTTTTGTTCGCGTGTTTCTCAGTTACCGTGAATGCCCAGAAATCATCAGGTGATGATTCTCTGCCCGACAGTCCTTTGGATATTTTTATCCCCAATGCTTTTACACCCAATGGTGATGGATTGAATGATTCTTTCAGAACCCAAATCACAGGGCCCGAACTCGATCTTTATGAGTTTATGGTTTTGGATCGAAACGGTAAGGAGGTATTCTACACTACAGACCCGAATGAAAATTGGGATGGAACAATTAAAGGGAGTTCTTTTACTTCAGGTACTTCCATGTTCATTTATATCCTGAAGATTAAATCAATAGAAGATAGAGGGCCAATGACATTAAGAGGTCATGTGGTATTGATTCGCTAGGCAAAAACGGGTTTTCTCGATTCAGCGGCTTTTTGAATCTTGAGCAGAAGATCAACTGATGAATTTCCGTTCAACCTGATTAGGCCCACTCTTCTGGCAGCGGCCATACTTGCTTCTTTTAGGAAATTATCGCGACATCCGATATTGATCATGGCCTTGTACATAGCTTTTCGCACATGTCGGGGCTCATCTTTGATGCATCCTGAAATTGCGTTGATGTGATCGATAAAAAAGTCCTCGCCTAAAGTATTCTTTTGCTTGGCTACAGATGCCAATGTAGAATACGCGTAGCAGCGTTTATCCGCATCCTTACTCTTTTTCCATACGTCTATAAAGTGAACGGCATATGGGGACTTAGCCACAACGTTTTCGCAAAACTTATCCGAAAAAGGAGAAGGGTAGACCTGCTCAATTCTATCAGACATTTCATCTATGGTGTAGCTCTCGCCATCATCAATGTAGGTTCCCAGTACTTTGAGATCGTGGTTGTGACTCGCATAGAGCTCATCGGCTAGAACGGCGTCAGTTTCTAGCTGTTTCGCGATTTTTTGAACGGTGGTGAAGTTCAGTCCGAAGGTATCGTCACCATTTGTAATCTTTTTCGACCAACCGTTCTTAATGTCGTTTGAAGGAATAGTCTTTAGTTCTGCGGTAAGTTCATCTAAAGTCATAAGGTCTAAAATAGTAGTTGGTAATCGAAGATAGACGATATTTTCTGAAAGAGAAAAGAATGTGCCTAGTAATTCATTTACATCACTATGTTCATATACCATCTGGGATTGATAAGTGCAATGCTTGTTTTTTTAATTAAATGCACCCCATGCCAGAGCATAGCGACGGGGGTGATTTACCTTTTGTATTGGCCTTTTAACGGTCTTTCACCGTAATCAAAGGACTTACATTTGGTGGGCCTAGTTTCATAAGCACATTACCGCTGAGAGATTCCAGGCTACTGTTTAAGTTGATATGATTGAAAGAAAATTCCGAACCAATTAAGCTTAAAACGGTTTTTTCATTAGGATATCTTAGAAGCATTAATCAATGATCTATTTCTCACCTGATTTCAACGAATTCTTTAAAGAACTCGCTGCCCATAATCACAAAGATTGGTTTGATTTAAACCGAGACCGCTACCACAAAAACATCAAGGAGCCTTTTGAAATTTTTGTGTCAGACTTGGTGGACGAACTGAAAAAAGATGACCCCAGGTTGAATATAAACCCGAAGTCGGCCATATTTCGCATTAATCGAGACATCCGCTTCAGTAAGGACAAGTCTCCATACAAGTTGAATCGATCTGCAGCTATTGCTCCTGATGGGAAGAAAAGTATCGCAAAAGGTGGAATTTATGTTGAAATAGGCCCCGGAAGGGTGATGGTGGGCGGAGGTGCCTTTCAGCCGGACAAAGAAGAGCTACAGAACCTCAGAGAAGCAATAGCTGCCAATCCGAAGAAGTTTAGAAAGGCAGTAGAGGATGAGCAGTTTCTTAAGGTTTATGAAGAAATTCATGGAGACGAAAACAAGCGACTACCAAGCAAGGCGCTATTGGAGGCTGCCAAGATCGAACCACTGATTTTTAAGAAAAGCTTCTATTATCTCTGCGAGTCACCTCCTGAAATGGTTACTTCAGATAAATTGATTCAAAAAATTGTAGGACAGTATAATGCGGCTAAACCCTTGCGTGATTTTATCTCGAAAGCTGTAAGCTAATATTCCCCTTTGATTTTATTCCAAGTGCTGTAGAGATTCTCTTGATTGGGGCGGTTTTCCTCTTCTTCAGTTAAGGATGTGGTCGGCTCTAGCGATTGACGACATTCTTCGGGGAGGGACTGATAAAGCGCGGTTCCTTTTGTTTTCCATGCGATCATTTCATCCGATACCTTCTTGATCACCTTACCCGGATTTCCAACGACCAAACTCCTTTCGGGAATATCCTGACCGGCAGCTACGAAGCTCAGCGCTCCTACAATCGATTCTCTGCCAATGCAGACATCGTCCATAATAACGCTATTCATGCCTATAAGGCAGTTCTCTCCGAGATGAGCACCGTGGATGACAGCTCCGTGACCTACGTGCGCTGAGGGCTCTAAAATCACGGTTTTTCCAGGGAACATGTGGATCGTGCAATTCTCTTGAACATTGCAGCCATCACCGATTTCAATTCTACCCCAGTCTCCTCGAATAGCCGCTCCGGGGCCAATGTAAACTTCTTTTCCAATGACCACGTTCCCTGTCACCGTAGCATTAGGATGAATGAACGCTGTGGGATGAACAACGGGAGTGAAACCCTTGAAGGAAAAGATATT encodes the following:
- a CDS encoding outer membrane beta-barrel protein, encoding MKYLSIVIASFLLFSISDLKAQKDSEKPSTVIFTAGWSYADLNQGDESTDSRNGLHIGLRKDIKLFPTMHLETGALYVQKGATFDLEELGTLEYQLDYIDIPAALKFKFGGLYALGGVSGNIRIKSEVEGEKVDNINPFSLSSSLGAGFKFLMFSIDARWNHTLTDIVKDNDGDKIYNSYFLIGLSFHLQRK
- the def gene encoding peptide deformylase; this translates as MILPIVAYGDPVLKKEADDIDKDHEGLDELIDNMFETMYGAQGIGLAAPQIGKSIRLFIVDASPFGEDEEDPEAQKVKDFKEVFINARIVEEKGEPFVFPEGCLSIPNIREDVTRDDTIVIEYYDREWNFHRKEYDGYAARIIQHEYDHIDGILFTDKLKPLKKKLLKRKLTDISKGNVEVNYRMRFPQLKLKR
- a CDS encoding tetratricopeptide repeat protein, whose protein sequence is MIRTVGLAVFGALVMVSCASEETGSEERAKTHAEQRLELSMRIDSLETIMEEKNLLPGDELMGELLKDYIEYTEKFPGDMDKTPEYLYKAAAISRAVNLPVKAIKLYDRILAKYPRWEKAPEVAFLTAFTYDEDLGEPELAKESYEKVIEKYPGDLWAVQAEQRLATVGMSDDELLEFLKEKQKEAEAAED
- a CDS encoding RnfABCDGE type electron transport complex subunit D; translated protein: MNLVSTITQERNDPRYLQIFLLGSFLAYGLLFLQWSARLDVFAAAFVSSLVTQIIWAKWKGQPLSSIKSALISALGLCLLLRVDSVWVMALAGVATISSKFLIRHKGKHVFNPTNFGIILAILTGHAWISPGQWGHGETGMLLILLGATGILLRVKRWDLSLTFLTVLFGLESLRLIAYLGWDWPVVFHRFNSGTILLFAFFMITDPKTTPNSRKGRILWASMIALLSFFLGQFFYLYQAPLIALFIISFTTPLIDQVFKAERFKWIPKTQNI
- a CDS encoding DUF2330 domain-containing protein gives rise to the protein MKRRITAIFMAMLIISTDVSAFCGFYVAKASTDLFNEKSEVILVRDGDHTVITMSNDFKGDVKDFAMVVPVPVVLREDQIKVVEREIFDRLDAYSAPRLVEYHDANPCQPIVQRDMAMSKMAVPEMSMRMQEEVMEDEDKDYGVTIEAEYTIGEYDILLLSAEESDGLETWLTRNGYQIPAKAAEVLEPYILSDTKFFVVKVNLDKQQKNGFDYLRPIQISFESDRFMLPIRLGMANANGPQDLIVYAFTRTGRVEPVNYRTVKMPTANKVPLFVNRYFGEFYQDLFHRAYHKEGRSAVFLEYAWNVSPMQGVKCDPCVSPPPVFGDFATAGVNWVTGMNYESQVFFTRLHVRYTKDRFPQDLQFQVTPNAEHFQARYVITHPAKGDLNCEAGDRYVRDLENRRSLEVKELAALAGWTNPNYADYVTEYSKRFKPDKYAPQRNSFLPSAILPGGDDDGGSWAKWLFPLAVILGVTFLRPKRKRKDA
- a CDS encoding gliding motility-associated C-terminal domain-containing protein, translated to MATKKILLLAFLFACFSVTVNAQKSSGDDSLPDSPLDIFIPNAFTPNGDGLNDSFRTQITGPELDLYEFMVLDRNGKEVFYTTDPNENWDGTIKGSSFTSGTSMFIYILKIKSIEDRGPMTLRGHVVLIR
- a CDS encoding DNA alkylation repair protein codes for the protein MVYEHSDVNELLGTFFSLSENIVYLRLPTTILDLMTLDELTAELKTIPSNDIKNGWSKKITNGDDTFGLNFTTVQKIAKQLETDAVLADELYASHNHDLKVLGTYIDDGESYTIDEMSDRIEQVYPSPFSDKFCENVVAKSPYAVHFIDVWKKSKDADKRCYAYSTLASVAKQKNTLGEDFFIDHINAISGCIKDEPRHVRKAMYKAMINIGCRDNFLKEASMAAARRVGLIRLNGNSSVDLLLKIQKAAESRKPVFA
- a CDS encoding DUF2461 domain-containing protein → MIYFSPDFNEFFKELAAHNHKDWFDLNRDRYHKNIKEPFEIFVSDLVDELKKDDPRLNINPKSAIFRINRDIRFSKDKSPYKLNRSAAIAPDGKKSIAKGGIYVEIGPGRVMVGGGAFQPDKEELQNLREAIAANPKKFRKAVEDEQFLKVYEEIHGDENKRLPSKALLEAAKIEPLIFKKSFYYLCESPPEMVTSDKLIQKIVGQYNAAKPLRDFISKAVS
- a CDS encoding transferase hexapeptide repeat family protein encodes the protein MSNIFSFKGFTPVVHPTAFIHPNATVTGNVVIGKEVYIGPGAAIRGDWGRIEIGDGCNVQENCTIHMFPGKTVILEPSAHVGHGAVIHGAHLGENCLIGMNSVIMDDVCIGRESIVGALSFVAAGQDIPERSLVVGNPGKVIKKVSDEMIAWKTKGTALYQSLPEECRQSLEPTTSLTEEEENRPNQENLYSTWNKIKGEY